Proteins from a single region of Crassaminicella profunda:
- a CDS encoding flagellin, translating to MIINHNMNALYAYRNMMVNAQRAGRAMERLSSGLRINRAADDPAGLCISERMRVQIRGLHQASRNAQDGISLLQTGEGALGETHAILQRMRELAVQAANGTNTDEDRNEIQNEINQLTSEINRIGNNTEFNTKKLLKGEDSPIHLQVGANKGQKFPIYLKDMRAEALGIAQGEEQNEIKEDSQVVFNTKAEVTNGDKKEHGLDVSNHENATAAIEVIDQATKKVSRFRSSLGAYQNRLEYTIDNLENTAENLAAAESRIRDADMAKEMMEYAKYNMLHQVAMAMLAQANKQPEYILQLLRQM from the coding sequence ATGATCATTAATCATAATATGAATGCTCTTTATGCATATAGAAATATGATGGTTAATGCACAAAGGGCAGGTAGAGCAATGGAAAGATTATCTTCTGGTCTTAGGATTAATAGAGCAGCAGATGATCCAGCAGGACTTTGCATATCTGAAAGAATGAGAGTGCAAATAAGGGGGCTTCATCAAGCATCAAGAAATGCACAAGACGGGATTTCTCTCCTACAAACAGGGGAAGGAGCCCTTGGGGAAACTCATGCAATCCTTCAAAGAATGAGAGAACTTGCAGTACAGGCTGCTAATGGTACAAATACAGATGAGGATAGAAATGAAATTCAAAATGAAATCAATCAGTTGACTTCAGAAATTAATAGAATTGGTAATAATACGGAGTTTAATACCAAAAAGCTTTTAAAAGGAGAGGATTCTCCTATTCACTTACAAGTTGGAGCTAATAAAGGACAGAAATTTCCTATTTATCTTAAAGATATGAGAGCAGAAGCTCTTGGCATAGCTCAAGGAGAAGAACAAAATGAAATAAAAGAAGATAGTCAAGTAGTATTTAATACAAAAGCTGAAGTGACTAATGGAGATAAAAAGGAACATGGTTTAGATGTTTCAAATCATGAAAATGCAACAGCTGCTATTGAAGTTATTGATCAAGCTACAAAAAAAGTATCTCGTTTTAGGTCAAGCTTGGGCGCTTACCAAAATAGATTGGAATATACGATAGATAATCTTGAAAATACAGCAGAAAATTTAGCGGCAGCCGAATCGAGAATTAGAGATGCAGATATGGCGAAAGAAATGATGGAATATGCTAAATATAATATGTTGCATCAGGTAGCTATGGCTATGCTTGCACAAGCTAATAAACAACCAGAATATATACTTCAATTGTTAAGACAAATGTAA
- a CDS encoding flagellinolysin: MIINHNLNALNAHNKMGMNTASSAKSMEKLSSGLRINRAGDDAAGLSISEKMRGQIRGLNQAVRNAQDGISLIQTAEGALNETHSILQRMRELSIQAANDTNTDTDREEIQNEMNQLTSEINRIGNTTEFNTKKLLNSGSENAEDKEVKENIIKGLKEGWLEMAEKNVKDAYGLEGSGKKLQVKLYSEESYGTLAYVGGTSEVLELNIDIKDFEKGDGESGNNVHGKLYNDRIIAHEMTHAVMNDAFGATKMNDLHDNNKVWFIEGTAEGIAGADERVKNVIGTSGASDNTKVDKLISRAKDLLGGAEWKGTDEDYAAGYVIVKYLATQLDTGSSKDMKTLMKDIKDATGSASTALETAIKNNTVAGITSFADFKNKFNAAGDATDYVKNTIKLDWGSDEDDVGSLLGSDHGGSDLDGETVVDESKATDKIDGQPLKGFEVVWPETEDENETILLQIGANKDQAFEINIGDMRAAALGISQKAAEGESGGAGFSKEAGVTNGTTSTIEEAALDIADHENATAAIELIQKAIDKVSSERSKLGAYQNRLEHTINNLTNSSENLTAAESRVRDVDMAKEMMTFSKKNILGQAAQAMLAQANQQPQGILQLLR, encoded by the coding sequence GTGATCATTAACCATAATCTAAACGCATTAAATGCTCACAACAAAATGGGAATGAATACAGCTAGTTCAGCTAAATCAATGGAAAAGCTCTCCTCTGGTCTTCGGATCAATAGAGCTGGAGATGACGCAGCAGGACTTAGTATCTCAGAAAAAATGAGAGGGCAGATCAGAGGACTCAATCAAGCAGTAAGAAATGCACAAGATGGTATTTCGTTGATTCAAACTGCTGAAGGAGCATTAAATGAAACTCACTCTATTTTGCAAAGAATGAGAGAACTCTCTATTCAGGCAGCTAATGATACGAATACGGATACAGATAGAGAAGAAATTCAAAATGAAATGAATCAATTGACTTCAGAAATCAATAGAATAGGAAATACAACAGAGTTTAATACGAAAAAGCTTTTAAATTCAGGTAGTGAAAATGCAGAAGATAAAGAAGTTAAAGAGAATATCATCAAGGGTTTAAAAGAAGGCTGGCTTGAGATGGCAGAGAAGAATGTCAAGGATGCTTATGGATTAGAAGGAAGTGGAAAAAAGTTACAAGTTAAATTGTATTCAGAAGAATCTTACGGAACCCTTGCTTATGTAGGTGGTACTTCTGAAGTTTTAGAATTAAATATAGACATCAAGGACTTTGAAAAAGGTGATGGAGAAAGTGGAAACAATGTACATGGAAAGCTATATAATGATCGGATTATAGCTCATGAGATGACTCATGCTGTTATGAATGATGCTTTTGGTGCAACGAAGATGAACGATTTACATGATAATAATAAGGTATGGTTTATAGAAGGAACAGCAGAAGGGATTGCAGGGGCTGATGAAAGAGTTAAAAATGTTATTGGAACAAGTGGTGCTAGTGATAATACTAAAGTAGATAAATTAATTAGCAGAGCGAAAGATTTATTAGGTGGTGCAGAATGGAAAGGAACAGATGAAGATTATGCAGCAGGATATGTTATTGTAAAATATCTAGCGACACAATTAGATACAGGTAGTAGTAAAGATATGAAAACCCTTATGAAAGATATAAAAGATGCTACAGGTAGTGCTAGTACTGCTTTAGAAACAGCCATTAAAAATAATACAGTAGCTGGAATAACTTCTTTTGCTGATTTCAAAAATAAATTTAATGCAGCTGGAGATGCAACTGATTATGTGAAAAATACAATAAAACTTGATTGGGGTAGTGATGAAGACGATGTAGGTTCTCTTCTAGGATCAGACCATGGTGGAAGTGATTTAGATGGAGAAACGGTAGTAGATGAAAGCAAAGCTACAGATAAAATAGATGGACAGCCACTAAAAGGTTTTGAAGTTGTATGGCCTGAAACAGAGGATGAAAATGAAACCATCTTATTGCAGATAGGTGCGAATAAAGATCAAGCTTTTGAGATAAATATAGGAGATATGAGAGCAGCAGCTTTAGGTATATCTCAAAAAGCTGCAGAAGGTGAATCCGGAGGAGCGGGATTTTCTAAAGAGGCTGGTGTTACAAATGGAACTACATCAACTATAGAGGAAGCAGCTCTTGATATAGCAGACCATGAAAATGCAACTGCTGCTATAGAACTGATACAAAAGGCCATTGATAAAGTATCTAGTGAAAGATCAAAGCTGGGAGCATATCAAAATAGATTAGAGCATACGATTAATAATCTGACAAATTCAAGTGAAAATTTAACAGCAGCAGAATCAAGAGTAAGAGATGTAGATATGGCAAAGGAAATGATGACATTCTCAAAGAAAAACATTCTTGGTCAAGCTGCTCAAGCAATGCTTGCACAAGCTAATCAACAGCCACAAGGAATACTTCAATTGTTAAGGTAG
- a CDS encoding LegC family aminotransferase encodes MIPLCIPEIRGNEWKYIKECLDTNWVSSVGSYVNKFEEDFARYIHAKKAVVTMNGTAALELALRSLGIGQGDEVIVSSLTFISPVNTIKYVGAEPVFVDVCRDTYVMDVDKIEKMITPKTKAILPVHIYGHPVDMDKVMEIAKKHNLYVIEDATESLGSLYKGKAVGTIGHIGCFSFNGNKLITTGGGGMLVSNDEKFAEKAKFLSTQTKVVEENKSFYHPEIGFNYRMPNVLAAMGCAQLENIDEYIQAKRDHAMYYNELLKDVKGITLPIEKIGARNVHWLYAVLIEEDYGISRDEVIKRLNEKGIEARPFFMPVHHMPPYKECKHGDMIITDELGERGINLPSSVSLKREDIEYICSILS; translated from the coding sequence ATGATTCCCTTATGCATACCAGAAATAAGAGGTAATGAATGGAAATATATCAAAGAATGCTTAGATACTAATTGGGTTTCTTCTGTAGGTAGTTATGTCAATAAATTTGAAGAAGATTTCGCAAGATATATTCATGCAAAAAAAGCAGTTGTTACTATGAACGGAACAGCTGCACTAGAACTTGCTTTAAGATCTTTAGGAATAGGACAAGGGGATGAAGTAATTGTATCTTCTTTAACATTTATATCTCCTGTAAATACCATAAAATATGTAGGGGCAGAGCCTGTTTTTGTGGATGTCTGCAGAGATACATATGTAATGGATGTAGATAAAATTGAAAAAATGATTACTCCTAAAACAAAGGCTATTCTTCCTGTACACATCTATGGACATCCTGTAGATATGGATAAAGTAATGGAAATAGCAAAAAAACATAATTTATATGTCATAGAAGATGCTACAGAAAGCTTAGGCTCTTTATATAAAGGAAAAGCTGTAGGAACCATTGGACATATAGGATGTTTTTCTTTTAATGGAAATAAATTAATTACCACAGGTGGTGGAGGGATGCTTGTGTCCAATGATGAAAAATTTGCAGAAAAAGCAAAATTTTTATCTACACAGACAAAAGTAGTTGAAGAAAATAAATCCTTTTACCATCCAGAGATTGGTTTTAATTATAGAATGCCAAATGTACTTGCAGCTATGGGGTGTGCTCAGCTTGAAAATATAGATGAATATATTCAAGCGAAAAGAGACCATGCTATGTATTACAATGAGCTATTAAAAGATGTTAAAGGAATTACTCTTCCTATTGAAAAAATCGGGGCTAGAAATGTACATTGGTTGTATGCAGTATTGATTGAAGAGGATTATGGTATAAGTAGAGATGAAGTAATTAAAAGATTAAATGAAAAAGGAATAGAAGCAAGACCCTTTTTTATGCCAGTGCATCATATGCCTCCTTATAAGGAATGTAAGCATGGAGATATGATTATAACTGATGAATTAGGAGAAAGAGGCATCAATTTGCCAAGCTCTGTTAGTTTAAAAAGAGAAGATATAGAATATATATGTAGTATTTTATCCTAA
- a CDS encoding NAD-dependent 4,6-dehydratase LegB — MNLEGKKVFVTGAEGFIGSHLTERLVELGAEVTALVQYNSFNNWGWIDTFDERIKKSVKVVTGDVREYDGMKRMIKGQDVVFHLAALIAIPYSYLSPMAYVKTNVEGTTNVLEACREYEVEKIVHTSTSETYGTALYVPIDEKHPMQGQSPYSASKIAADKMAESFYRSFNMPIATIRPFNTYGPRQSARAVIPTIISQIVAGKKEIKLGSLTPTRDFNYVKDTAEAFIKIAESEKTIGQVVNASTNHEISIGDLVKKIIALSGKDVKIICDEERLRPEKSEVNRLWGDNTKIKGLTDWQPKYTLGQGLLETMEWIKDHMHYFKTDIYNV, encoded by the coding sequence ATGAATTTGGAAGGTAAGAAAGTATTTGTGACTGGAGCGGAAGGTTTTATAGGTAGCCATCTAACAGAGCGATTAGTTGAACTAGGTGCAGAAGTGACTGCTTTAGTTCAATACAATTCTTTTAATAATTGGGGTTGGATTGATACTTTCGATGAACGAATAAAGAAAAGTGTTAAAGTAGTTACAGGGGACGTTCGCGAATATGATGGGATGAAAAGAATGATTAAAGGGCAGGATGTTGTATTTCACCTTGCAGCGTTGATTGCTATACCTTATTCTTATCTTTCGCCTATGGCATATGTAAAAACAAATGTGGAAGGAACAACTAATGTATTAGAAGCTTGCAGGGAATATGAAGTTGAAAAGATTGTACATACTTCTACCAGTGAGACGTATGGAACTGCCTTGTATGTTCCAATAGATGAAAAACATCCAATGCAAGGACAATCTCCTTATTCAGCATCCAAAATAGCTGCAGATAAAATGGCAGAAAGTTTTTACAGAAGTTTTAATATGCCAATAGCAACTATAAGGCCTTTTAATACCTATGGACCTAGACAATCAGCAAGAGCGGTTATTCCAACCATTATATCTCAAATTGTTGCAGGAAAAAAAGAGATTAAGCTTGGGAGTTTAACACCTACAAGAGATTTTAATTATGTAAAGGATACAGCAGAAGCTTTTATTAAAATAGCTGAAAGTGAGAAAACCATTGGGCAAGTAGTTAATGCAAGCACTAATCATGAAATTAGTATTGGTGATTTAGTGAAAAAAATTATAGCTTTATCAGGAAAAGATGTAAAAATCATATGTGATGAAGAACGATTAAGACCAGAGAAAAGTGAAGTAAATAGACTTTGGGGAGATAATACAAAAATTAAAGGATTAACAGATTGGCAACCCAAATATACCTTGGGTCAAGGATTGTTAGAAACGATGGAATGGATAAAAGATCATATGCATTATTTTAAGACGGATATATATAATGTATAA
- a CDS encoding oxidoreductase yields the protein MKNMFDLSGKVAVVTGGAGLIGKELVKALASYGAKVYIAEINEEIGKKVEKELIKKDLNVVFQKLDITSEESVNDFIKSIINVDKEIDIWVNNAYPRTSDWGLKIEKIPLDSWKQNIDMHLNGYFNCCQKIAEQMKKQENGSIINFGSIYGIVGPDFTIYEETNMTMPAAYAAIKGGIINFTRYLASYYGAWNVRVNCISPGGIFDNQPKKFVEKYSKKTPLKRMGNKAEMNGAIVYLASDASKFVTGHNLAVDGGWSII from the coding sequence ATGAAAAATATGTTTGATTTATCAGGCAAAGTTGCGGTAGTTACAGGTGGGGCTGGATTAATTGGTAAAGAGTTAGTAAAAGCATTAGCATCATATGGAGCAAAAGTTTACATTGCTGAAATAAATGAAGAAATAGGAAAAAAAGTTGAAAAGGAATTAATTAAAAAAGATTTGAACGTCGTTTTTCAAAAGCTAGATATAACTTCTGAAGAATCAGTTAATGATTTTATCAAATCTATTATTAATGTAGATAAAGAAATAGATATATGGGTTAACAATGCATATCCAAGAACATCAGACTGGGGACTAAAAATAGAGAAAATACCATTGGATTCATGGAAGCAAAATATAGATATGCATTTAAATGGATATTTTAATTGTTGTCAAAAAATTGCAGAGCAGATGAAAAAACAGGAAAATGGAAGCATTATTAATTTTGGATCTATATATGGGATAGTAGGACCTGATTTTACGATTTATGAAGAAACTAATATGACTATGCCTGCTGCATATGCAGCTATAAAGGGAGGTATAATTAACTTTACTAGATATTTAGCATCATACTATGGTGCATGGAATGTAAGAGTAAATTGTATATCTCCTGGAGGGATATTTGATAATCAACCAAAAAAATTTGTTGAAAAATATTCTAAGAAAACACCATTAAAAAGAATGGGAAATAAAGCTGAAATGAACGGTGCTATTGTATATTTAGCTTCTGATGCATCTAAGTTTGTTACTGGACATAATTTAGCTGTAGATGGTGGTTGGAGCATAATATAA
- a CDS encoding nitrilase-related carbon-nitrogen hydrolase, with protein sequence MRIALCQLDIKWEDKETNREKVIAFIGQANKSNVEIILFPEMTLTGFSMNTELTGESNEETVNFFKEIAKSYNIAIGFGWVENTAHKAKNHYTVISREGNVLSDYVKIHPFSYGDENKFFESGNKLVKFDMKDFRIATFICYDLRFPEIFQAVSNDVDMIVIGANWPKARKEHWKALLKARAIENQTYIAGINCVGEKKGLVYSGNTCLYNPEGNLINEIEDEENIIIYDIDVRNVKEYRAHFPLKKDRKVDLYKKNL encoded by the coding sequence ATGAGAATAGCATTATGTCAATTAGATATAAAATGGGAAGATAAAGAGACTAATAGAGAGAAAGTCATTGCTTTTATTGGACAAGCCAATAAAAGCAATGTAGAGATAATATTATTTCCTGAGATGACATTAACAGGGTTTTCTATGAATACGGAGCTTACGGGAGAAAGTAATGAGGAAACTGTTAACTTTTTTAAAGAAATAGCGAAAAGTTATAATATAGCTATAGGTTTTGGATGGGTTGAAAATACTGCTCATAAAGCTAAAAATCATTATACAGTTATTTCAAGAGAGGGGAATGTTTTATCTGATTATGTAAAAATACATCCTTTTTCTTATGGTGATGAGAATAAGTTTTTTGAATCAGGAAATAAGCTTGTTAAGTTTGATATGAAAGATTTTCGTATAGCAACATTTATATGTTATGATCTTAGATTTCCTGAAATATTCCAAGCTGTATCTAATGATGTAGATATGATTGTTATAGGTGCTAATTGGCCTAAAGCAAGAAAAGAACATTGGAAAGCTTTACTAAAAGCTCGTGCTATAGAAAACCAAACTTATATAGCAGGTATTAATTGTGTAGGAGAAAAAAAAGGTCTAGTTTATTCTGGGAATACGTGCTTGTATAATCCAGAAGGAAATCTAATAAACGAGATAGAAGATGAAGAAAACATTATTATTTATGATATAGATGTTAGGAATGTAAAAGAATATAGGGCGCATTTCCCACTAAAAAAAGACAGAAAAGTAGACTTATATAAAAAAAACTTGTAA
- a CDS encoding glutamate-1-semialdehyde 2,1-aminomutase, translated as MNLNKEYQVKAHKFIPAGAHTYSRADDGYPTNAPSVLEKGTGAYVWDVDGKKYLDFGMALRAVTVGYDFERISNAAIEQIHKGNGLTRASKVEIDAAETICDLIPWVEMVKFAKNGSTVTSAAIKLARAYTGKKYVARCAQHPFFSYDDWFIGDTIMDSGIPEAYKQLTLQFNYNDIESVEKLFKDYPNEIAAIIMEPATTEEPKDKFLHKVKNLCEKNGTVFILDEMITGFRWHIQGACKYYDIEPDLVTFGKGMANGFSVAALGGKREIMELGGIYHDKERVFLISTTHGAEMCGLGAFIETIKVYKELDVVGQIWKSGKKLCDGMNKIANELGISEYFYTVGVPCSPNYITKDKEGKISLEFRTLFSQEMIKNGVLIPWIALSYVHQDTEIDIALKACRKSLEVYKKALEEGIDKYLVGRSIKPVFRKFN; from the coding sequence ATGAACTTAAATAAAGAATATCAGGTTAAAGCACATAAATTTATACCAGCAGGAGCACATACATATAGTAGAGCGGATGATGGATACCCTACGAATGCCCCTTCAGTGTTAGAAAAAGGAACAGGTGCTTATGTTTGGGACGTTGATGGAAAAAAATATTTAGATTTTGGGATGGCTCTTAGAGCAGTAACTGTTGGATATGATTTTGAAAGAATATCAAATGCAGCTATAGAGCAAATTCATAAAGGAAATGGATTGACAAGAGCATCTAAAGTAGAAATTGATGCAGCTGAAACTATATGTGATTTGATACCTTGGGTTGAAATGGTTAAGTTTGCTAAAAATGGTTCAACTGTTACTTCTGCAGCTATAAAATTAGCTAGAGCATATACAGGAAAAAAATATGTTGCTAGATGTGCACAACATCCATTTTTTTCATATGACGATTGGTTTATAGGAGATACAATTATGGATTCTGGAATTCCAGAAGCATATAAGCAATTAACATTGCAATTCAATTATAATGATATTGAATCAGTAGAAAAATTGTTTAAAGATTATCCAAATGAAATTGCTGCAATTATAATGGAACCAGCAACTACGGAAGAGCCAAAAGATAAATTTCTGCATAAGGTAAAAAACCTTTGTGAAAAAAATGGCACAGTTTTCATATTAGACGAAATGATAACAGGATTTAGATGGCATATTCAAGGTGCGTGCAAATATTATGATATAGAGCCTGATTTGGTAACATTTGGGAAAGGGATGGCGAATGGATTTTCGGTTGCAGCTTTAGGTGGAAAAAGAGAGATTATGGAATTAGGTGGCATCTATCATGATAAAGAAAGAGTGTTTTTGATTTCAACAACACATGGAGCTGAAATGTGTGGATTAGGAGCTTTTATTGAAACAATAAAGGTATATAAAGAGTTAGATGTTGTAGGACAAATTTGGAAGTCTGGAAAAAAATTATGTGATGGCATGAATAAAATTGCAAATGAATTAGGAATAAGTGAGTATTTTTATACTGTAGGAGTACCTTGTTCTCCAAATTACATAACGAAAGATAAAGAAGGAAAAATTTCTTTAGAATTTAGAACTTTATTTAGTCAAGAAATGATAAAAAATGGTGTACTTATACCTTGGATAGCATTAAGTTATGTTCATCAAGATACAGAAATTGATATTGCATTAAAGGCATGTAGAAAATCATTAGAAGTATATAAGAAAGCTTTAGAAGAGGGAATAGATAAATATTTAGTAGGAAGATCCATAAAGCCTGTATTTAGAAAGTTTAATTAG
- a CDS encoding cytidylyltransferase domain-containing protein, producing the protein MKSGIYITVRLGSSRLNRKAIKEVNNNPIIGYLISRIKHICSDLGDIVICTTNEKEDYLLDKIADDLKVACFHGEKDNLIKRHYDCAIFHNHKFVVNVDGDDIFCNPDYVKKIIKLYNEDKQYHVIKTEGLPFGTNSMGYRIEVLKKILNDNKNSKKIDTGWGEFIKNNKEIKQKVIQAHKDEIIDARLTLDYEEDFQLFKTVIENLNLHEKYVEQQEIVKYLKENQEVADINKHLNEIYWENYHSNKKIEQGE; encoded by the coding sequence GTGAAGAGTGGTATCTATATAACTGTAAGATTAGGGTCTAGTAGATTAAATAGAAAAGCTATAAAAGAAGTAAACAATAATCCAATTATTGGATATCTAATTTCAAGAATTAAGCATATATGCTCTGATTTAGGTGACATAGTTATTTGTACGACTAATGAAAAGGAAGATTATTTGCTAGACAAAATAGCAGATGATTTAAAAGTAGCATGTTTTCATGGTGAAAAGGATAATTTGATTAAGAGACATTATGATTGTGCTATTTTTCATAATCATAAATTTGTTGTAAATGTAGATGGGGATGATATATTTTGCAACCCTGATTATGTAAAAAAAATAATTAAACTTTATAATGAAGATAAACAATACCATGTTATAAAAACAGAAGGGCTTCCATTTGGAACTAATTCTATGGGGTATAGAATAGAAGTCCTTAAGAAGATATTAAATGATAATAAAAACTCTAAAAAAATTGATACTGGATGGGGCGAATTTATTAAGAACAATAAAGAAATTAAACAAAAAGTTATTCAAGCACATAAAGATGAAATAATAGATGCAAGACTTACACTTGATTATGAAGAGGATTTTCAGCTGTTTAAAACAGTGATTGAAAATTTGAATTTGCATGAAAAATATGTAGAACAACAAGAAATTGTAAAATATTTAAAAGAAAATCAAGAAGTAGCAGATATCAATAAACATTTGAATGAAATATATTGGGAGAATTATCATAGTAATAAAAAAATAGAACAGGGGGAATAA
- a CDS encoding Gfo/Idh/MocA family protein: MKFLVIGLGSMGKRRIRNLIANNQNNLAAFDIREDRINEAHEKYGIKTYNDFEEALRIFKPDTFIISVPPDQHMYYMNYAIDNNIHCFIEASVVDGGMEEILEKSKKNKDIKICPSCTLRFHPSIKLIKNLLDEKAIGKISHFTYHSGQYLPDWHPWEDIKEFYVSNKETGGCREIVPFELTWLNWIFGNIKSICGFKDKTINLGVDIDDVYSLNVKYGNGVLGSLVVDVVSRFAIRNLVINGDKGQIQWNWNEKCLKLYDACESRWIIYEEPKGSAAEGYNVNIIEDMYIDEIKSFIDCVEGKGEFLNSLEEDYTILQYLYGLEKADESKSYIEY, encoded by the coding sequence ATGAAGTTTTTAGTTATAGGGCTAGGTTCTATGGGAAAAAGAAGAATTAGAAATTTAATAGCAAATAATCAAAATAATCTAGCTGCTTTTGATATTAGAGAAGATAGAATTAATGAAGCACATGAAAAATATGGTATTAAAACCTATAATGATTTTGAAGAAGCACTACGAATTTTTAAACCAGATACATTTATTATTTCAGTACCACCTGATCAACATATGTACTATATGAATTATGCTATTGATAATAATATTCATTGTTTTATAGAAGCTAGTGTTGTTGATGGTGGGATGGAAGAAATATTAGAGAAAAGTAAAAAAAATAAAGATATAAAAATTTGTCCATCATGCACATTGAGATTTCATCCTTCTATAAAATTAATAAAGAATCTTTTAGATGAGAAAGCAATCGGTAAAATATCACATTTTACTTATCACTCAGGTCAGTACTTACCAGATTGGCACCCTTGGGAAGATATAAAAGAATTTTATGTTTCAAATAAAGAGACTGGTGGTTGTAGAGAAATTGTACCATTCGAGTTAACTTGGTTAAATTGGATATTTGGAAATATTAAAAGCATATGTGGGTTTAAAGACAAAACTATTAATTTAGGTGTTGATATTGATGATGTATATTCTTTAAATGTAAAATATGGAAATGGAGTATTGGGAAGCTTAGTAGTAGATGTGGTTTCTAGGTTTGCGATAAGAAATCTTGTTATTAATGGAGATAAAGGACAGATTCAATGGAACTGGAATGAAAAATGTCTTAAATTATATGATGCATGTGAAAGTCGTTGGATAATATATGAAGAACCAAAAGGTAGTGCAGCAGAAGGCTATAATGTAAATATTATAGAAGACATGTATATAGATGAAATAAAATCTTTTATAGATTGTGTTGAGGGAAAAGGAGAATTTCTTAATAGCTTGGAAGAAGACTATACTATTTTACAATATTTATATGGTCTTGAAAAAGCAGATGAATCGAAATCGTATATTGAATACTAA
- a CDS encoding acetyltransferase, whose product MKKIVLIGAGGHCKVIIDIIKSTNEFEIIGVTEKKFSEDKILDIPIIGDDCILERLYSSGVRYAFVCVGGLGNLQLRNKIYMKLKKIGFKIPKLIHKNAIVSKYVDIEEGTCIMAGAVVNPGVHIGKNCIINTSAVVEHDCSIGDNSHIAPRAVLSGATKIGRNTHIGLGSSIIQCVNIGKNVTIGAGAIVINNIEDNTLAVGVPARVIRVKDNM is encoded by the coding sequence ATGAAAAAGATTGTCCTTATAGGTGCAGGTGGACATTGTAAAGTTATTATTGATATTATAAAAAGTACGAATGAATTTGAGATTATTGGTGTGACAGAAAAAAAATTTTCAGAAGATAAAATTCTAGATATTCCTATTATAGGAGATGATTGTATACTTGAAAGACTATATAGCAGCGGAGTAAGGTATGCTTTTGTTTGTGTAGGTGGATTAGGTAATTTACAATTAAGAAATAAAATATATATGAAATTAAAAAAAATAGGATTTAAGATACCTAAATTAATTCATAAAAATGCTATTGTTTCAAAATATGTAGATATTGAAGAGGGCACATGTATAATGGCAGGTGCTGTAGTAAACCCTGGAGTACATATTGGAAAAAATTGTATTATAAACACATCTGCGGTGGTAGAACATGATTGTAGTATAGGGGATAATTCTCATATAGCACCAAGAGCAGTCTTATCAGGTGCTACGAAAATAGGTAGGAATACACATATTGGACTAGGAAGTTCTATTATACAGTGTGTAAACATAGGCAAAAATGTTACAATCGGAGCAGGTGCTATTGTTATTAATAATATAGAAGATAATACTTTAGCTGTAGGTGTTCCAGCTAGAGTAATAAGAGTAAAAGATAATATGTAA